DNA from Elaeis guineensis isolate ETL-2024a chromosome 2, EG11, whole genome shotgun sequence:
ACTTGAAGGGGTCATGCAAAGCTTGTCAAATGCACATTGTTTGATCCTTCGCTATCAAATAATCTAGCTCATCTTCAAAATTCTAGCATCAAAATCCAGACTCAATCTGATAGAACCTATAGGATTTATATATGCACAACAATCCTATTATTATTGTGTCAGATAGAAATTTGGATCTCTATGTTATTGACATGGACCACGCAGCTTGCACGGTGCTGCGTTATTTCTTCCATTCCATAATCTAAATAAGTTGTATTAGATGCAAAACACATCTAATCATCATGGGAGGCCAAACAACCGTCCATTTTCGCGATGAGATGACGCGGCGGCTATCGAGGGCTGTGTAGAGCGGCTCCGGTTGTATCTTTCGCACGAAAGGATGATTGATGTTTCTTTCACGATGTCGACCGTTGGATCATGTCTGTCACAGATGGCCTGGGACCGAGAATTCCATCATTCACCGCCTGCACAGATCTCGAAGCATGATGTCATGTTACAACGGTGATTAGCTCGAAGGAAGATGAATCCTTCTTCTGTACGCAAGATACAACCTGAAACGGCTCCTTCTCCCCTTCTTACTCACATAAAGTACGCATCGCCCGTGCCCTCCGACCAAAACCCCGTCTGATCCCCCTTCTCTAACCCCTTCCTTTTCACGCAGCGGCGCCTCCCGACGATGGACCCTTTGTCCGTCCTCCGGGACTACACGGTCCAGAGGAAGCTGGACCAGATTGTCCGGGTGGGCGACGAGTTCCGGTTCGGCTCGGAGTACGCCTTCCCCTGCTCCGCCGACACCGCTTACCGCTCCAAGCAGGGCAGCCTCTACACTCTCGACACCCTCCTCTTCTTCGTCCGCCACCACAACCTCAAGCACACCGACTACCTCCAGTCCGCCCGCAGCCTCCGCCTCCCGGCCGTCACCCTCCCCGACCGCAAACCCCTCCTCGACTACCTCCTTGGCCACACCTCCTCCGCCGACGCCATCGAATTCCTCCCCCCTTCCGCCGCCGCCCCGGACGTCGAGGAGTACCGCCCCGATGAtccctccttcctcccctctgcCGCCACCGCCCATCAGTCCCACCTCGCCGATGCTGCTAGGGTTTCGGATGATCTGAGAAGCATCGACTATATGGCGATGATCCGGACCCTAGAACGGCCGCTCAAGGACCGGGAGGCCCTCCTCCAGTGCCGCAACCGCGACTTCTATGGCGTCCTCGTCGCCTCCACGCGCCGCGAGGAAGAGAGGCAGCGGCTCGAGTCGCAGCAGCGCAAGGATGGCCTCGTCGCCAAGACCCGCCTCATCGGCACCGATGATCGCGCCGGCGGGGACGACCTCGACGGCGCCGCACCCAAGCCCAAAATGCACCTCAAGGGGAGCAAGATCGGGGAGGGGGTGCCCATCATTCTTGTGCCGAGCGCGTCCCAGACGCTCATCACTATCTACAACGTCAAGGAATTTTTGGAGGATGGGGTGTTTGTGCCCACGGATGTGAAGATGAAGGCGATGCGGGGTGTGCGGCCGGACTGTGTGACGGTGCAGAAGAAGCTGAGCAGGGAGCGCGCTGTGGCTGCGTATGAGGTTCGGGACAAGCCGTCCACGCTTAAGCCCGAGGATTGGGACCGGGTCGTCGCTGTCTTTGTGCTTGGCAAGGAGTGGCAGTTCAAGGACTGGCCGTTCAAGGACCATGTTGAGATCTTCAACAAGAGTGAGTGGTGTAGATCAACTGTTTGTTTGCTTGTTTTTGTTTCATTGAACTTTGATTTATCTCTGCTATAACTTGATTGCCCATGCTTTCAATCCATACGCACATATTAATTCTGTTAGATTTTTATGAAGTAATTCCTGGTCTTGCTGCTTCCTAAACATTTAGTGCCTGAATTTGCAtctaaaatttatcgattatgcTTGGTTATATCAAAATGTCTACAAATTCCATTCTTTTATATAATAACTGGAGAGAGTTATTCCTATGTAGCTCTCTTGGCAATCGGTGGTTTTCATTGCTTTGTAACTATATAGATAATATAATTTATTGAATTGCTTGTAAGTTTGCTGTTACTATTTTTGTTACATTAGCTTCATCTAGTAATATTAAATTGTTATTGCTAAAATCCGGCCTGACCTAGGCGTTGAGCTATCGAAGTTGTTGGAGTGGTCGGCGAAGCATCTATTCGAGTCAGTAAGGTTGGCCAGAGTTTGTTGTTGGTCTCCGTACTGCAGAAGGTTGATTGGAGGTGGCTATGCTTGGATGAAAACTCTTGCACCAGATTTGACctggaataagaaaaagaaaatccaCTTGTTGGAGTATGTCTAGAAACCCTCCAATGCCTAGGTCAGGTGGCAATCTTGGGATAACAATGGAGGTTTGGAGTGGTAGAGCAACAATGTGATAGTGGAGTCAAGAGAATATATTTGGAGGTCCCTGGATGTGGTTTATATAGGTGAGGGTCAGCATCTGTCACCAAATAAAATGGGCATGTGTGTTGATTGTTTGGCAATGGCTTACATCTTGCTTGACCAACATGCTCGCGTGTTATATTCACGCACCTCACCCACGGCACCTCACCCACGTGTTATGCTTGTGTACCTCGCTGTGCAGATTGACCATGTGCGATTGTGGGATGAGCTATAACAGATGCTAGTTGGAGAAATTTAGAAATTTAAATACTTCCATGCGCTTTTAATGCTAGCGATGTGGCAAGCTCTCATTGATTGGCCTGCCACATTGGTGATGGTCGGCTCCCAGGTGTATCACAAACTATCTACAAAATGCATAACCTTTATTCTTCTCAAGAGTTTGATCCATGTTGCAAAATAATTTACTGGCAATTGCAGCTTCCTTAATATACCATTTCCAAAAATGCATCTTTACTTTATCAATCATGCTTTAGTTATTATTGTAAATGATCTACTCATTTGATTCTCTTTTATATGACAATTTGCAACTTCCAAAATAATTCTATGGGGTACATTCTACCCACTATTATTTTTGTCTTGTATACATAGTTTGCCACATTAAAAAAATGAGGTTTGCTATTGTAGAAAACGAGAACAATAATGAGATGGCATTAGTAGAAAAAGAGTAACTTTGTTTGTGATGAGAAGTATGTGAAGGCAATTCATTTAGTTTGGCAAGATTAGGTTGTTTTAATATCATTCAAGGTTTGATATATCAAGTAGTTCAGCATGCACCCATCATTATTAACCATATTGAGACCTCCTTGATATAGAGAGGGTTTGGTCTGGTACAAGGAAGCTCAATTTGATAGGGGGAGGATTGGTGTAGGGAAAAATGATCTAAACTTCTTCCCATGCTGCTCAAACCAAGGCTGGATCAAGTGGTTGAGGGATGGGTCAAGGCCCATTTGTCATGATTCCAATCTTAGATTGCCCCCAAACTAAGTAGTACCTCTGTGCCGCCTATGAAGTGGTTTAAAGGGTGATTTTTCTCTTGTTTTCAACCATTTAAAGGTGGAAATGAGAGTAAGAGGGGACAAGCTCCTACAAGGATTTTCATCGATAACTTGATTGCTGATTCATGACTAACTGGCAAAATGAGGGGCAAAATCCACCAATTTGATATTGAATTATATTTGAATCATTGGATCCATGCCCTAGGGCATAAATCTAAGATCATAATTAACAAATTTTGGGACTAATTTTAACACATATCTTTTAAATGTATTTTAGGTTGCAAGTTATGCAAGACTGTCCGATATTTCTGCATGTTTAGGATTTTAGAGCATACAGAAAAAACTTGACTAAGATAATTAACTTGATACTTCCACCTTATTTCTTAAAAACACATAAACATATAAAAGAAAATATGTTTAGAAATATAAATTAGAGTTTTGATGTTTAGAAGCATATTGAGGTATCCCAACCTATCACCTGGCTGACAGCCAGCCTAGGCCAAGTTGATTAGTGGACCAAGTGAAGGCTTGGTCCAATTTACATGATAAAATTAACATGGTCACAAATCGAAAACAAATATGTTCATGGATAACCATGGGAATCTATGTGAGAACATGATTGTCCAAGAGCTGAAAAGCCGTCCTATTGGTAGAGACCTGACAATTTGAAACCAACCC
Protein-coding regions in this window:
- the LOC105057225 gene encoding protein CDC73 homolog, whose product is MDPLSVLRDYTVQRKLDQIVRVGDEFRFGSEYAFPCSADTAYRSKQGSLYTLDTLLFFVRHHNLKHTDYLQSARSLRLPAVTLPDRKPLLDYLLGHTSSADAIEFLPPSAAAPDVEEYRPDDPSFLPSAATAHQSHLADAARVSDDLRSIDYMAMIRTLERPLKDREALLQCRNRDFYGVLVASTRREEERQRLESQQRKDGLVAKTRLIGTDDRAGGDDLDGAAPKPKMHLKGSKIGEGVPIILVPSASQTLITIYNVKEFLEDGVFVPTDVKMKAMRGVRPDCVTVQKKLSRERAVAAYEVRDKPSTLKPEDWDRVVAVFVLGKEWQFKDWPFKDHVEIFNKIIGFYVRFEDDSVESAKTVKQWNVKIISISKFKRHQDRAAALEVWDRLEEFIRSRSHA